The Apium graveolens cultivar Ventura chromosome 11, ASM990537v1, whole genome shotgun sequence genome has a window encoding:
- the LOC141698325 gene encoding early nodulin-like protein 5 — protein sequence MALSNSKLIFFLNFAILFSCVFSYQFEVGGDEGWIEPSSANFTSDIDDPYNVWAAQNRFRIGDSIHFRYQNDSVLEVAYEDYQNCTTTNAISEFDDGDTVFEFKRSGFFYFISGQPDHCTAGQKMIIDVMHPSQSTHSPHQQPHPPESAPSPGVHAFGPSSIFHSSTTRIEVVSTFVAAALASLLVILSLFI from the exons ATGGCTCTCTCCAACTCTAAACTCATTTTCTTCCTCAACTTTGCTATTCTTTTCTCTTGCGTCTTTTCCTACCAATTCGAAGTTGGAGGCGATGAAGGCTGGATTGAGCCTTCCTCTGCCAACTTCACTAGTGATATCGATGATCCTTATAATGTCTGGGCTGCACAAAACAGATTCCGCATTGGCGATTCTATTC ATTTCAGGTACCAGAATGACTCTGTACTGGAGGTTGCCTACGAGGATTACCAGAACTGCACTACGACAAACGCAATCTCTGAATTCGACGATGGAGACACCGTTTTCGAATTTAAACGGTCCGGGTTCTTTTATTTCATCAGTGGCCAACCTGACCACTGCACAGCAGGACAGAAAATGATCATTGATGTAATGCATCCATCCCAATCCACTCATTCTCCTCATCAGCAGCCTCATCCACCTGAGTCCGCGCCATCGCCTGGTGTTCATGCTTTCGGGCCGTCTAGTATTTTTCATAGCTCTACTACCAGGATTGAAGTAGTTTCAACTTTTGTTGCAGCTGCTCTAGCCAGCCTTCTGGTCATCCTCTCTTTATTCATCTAG
- the LOC141698136 gene encoding putative L-type lectin-domain containing receptor kinase S.7, producing the protein MNFFSSRTPSIIFLIFLFFLKNPSLISAQITNFNFPSFESHESISFLGDSYLRNGVIGLTKQLNVPSSSSGTIIYNHPIEFSNQDFTHIASFATCFSFSISNVNPASFGDGLAFFISPNNQTLGSPGGYLGLVNSTLLTKNKFVAVEFDTRLDLHFNDPNENHIGLDIDSLNSIKTADLFSIGIDLKSGNLITAWIDYKNVDKSLKVFLSYSSAKPVEPVLVVDVDLSEYLREFRYVGFSASTEGSTEIHLLENWSFSTYGVRPSRPRFPPFNVSDNSVTKSPPRMRVSGSGSKHHKRLGWGLGIAGPALFCVFVGLFGYLFVKKWKGMRMDKSFEAELGPRQFSYKELKAATKGFHASRIVGHGAFGTVYKAFFTSLGTMSAVKRSKHSHEGKTEFLSELSIIACLRHKNLVQLQGWCAEKGELLLVYEFMPNGSLDDALYPVSDQGLTLKWPYRYNIALGLASVLTYLHQECEQQVIHRDIKTSNIMLDANFNARLGDFGLARLMDHDKSPVSTLTAGTMGYLAPEYLQYGKATEKTDAYSFGVVILELACGRRPIDKEIEGQRMVNVVDWVWELHSEGRLAEAVDRRLNGVFNVEEAKMLLLVGLSCANPDSAERPSMRRVFQILNGEAEPVLLPKIKPTLSFSNHLLSLEDIVSGSESQTPDHMFEIKVV; encoded by the coding sequence ATGAATTTCTTTTCTTCAAGAACCCCATCAAtcattttcttgattttcttgttttttctAAAGAACCCATCTTTAATCTCTGCCCAAATCACCAACTTTAACTTCCCCTCTTTCGAGTCTCACGAAAGCATCAGTTTTCTGGGAGACTCTTATCTCCGTAATGGCGTGATCGGACTCACTAAACAACTCAATGTACCATCATCAAGCTCTGGCACAATCATTTACAATCACCCAATTGAGTTCTCTAATCAAGACTTCACTCACATTGCTTCTTTCGCAACGTGTTTCTCGTTTTCGATAAGTAATGTCAATCCGGCTTCGTTTGGTGATGGGTTAGCTTTCTTTATCTCGCCTAATAATCAGACTTTAGGTAGCCCTGGTGGGTATTTAGGCCTTGTGAATTCAACTCTGCTTACTAAGAATAAGTTTGTTGCTGTCGAATTTGATACGAGATTAGATTTGCATTTTAATGATCCTAATGAGAATCATATAGGGTTAGATATTGATAGTCTTAATTCAATCAAGACTGCTGATCTTTTCTCAATTGGGATTGATTTGAAAAGTGGGAATTTGATTACTGCTTGGATTGATTATAAGAATGTTGATAAGAGTTTAAAGGTTTTCTTGAGTTATTCTAGTGCTAAACCTGTAGAGCCAGTTTTGGTGGTTGATGTTGATCTTTCTGAGTATCTTAGGGAGTTTAGGTATGTGGGGTTTTCAGCTTCTACTGAAGGAAGTACAGAAATTCATCTTCTTGAAAATTGGAGTTTTTCGACTTATGGGGTTAGGCCAAGTAGGCCAAGATTTCCTCCTTTTAATGTGTCTGATAATTCTGTGACCAAAAGTCCTCCGAGAATGCGTGTTTCTGGTTCGGGTAGTAAACATCATAAGAGGCTTGGTTGGGGTCTTGGGATTGCTGGACCAGCATTATTTTGTGTTTTTGTTGGATTGTTTGGTTATCTTTTTGTAAAAAAATGGAAGGGGATGAGAATGGATAAGTCTTTCGAGGCTGAGCTTGGTCCTAGACAATTTAGTTACAAAGAATTGAAGGCTGCTACTAAAGGGTTTCATGCTAGTAGGATTGTAGGTCATGGAGCATTTGGGACTGTTTATAAGGCATTTTTTACATCATTAGGTACGATGTCTGCGGTTAAAAGATCGAAGCATTCTCATGAAGGTAAAACTGAATTTCTTTCTGAGTTGTCGATTATAGCTTGTCTGAGGCACAAGAATTTAGTTCAGCTTCAGGGCTGGTGTGCTGAAAAGGGAGAGTTATTACTTGTCTATGAGTTTATGCCCAATGGGAGTCTTGATGATGCGTTGTATCCAGTATCTGACCAAGGGTTGACACTAAAATGGCCATACAGATACAATATCGCTCTTGGATTGGCCTCTGTTTTGACTTATTTGCATCAAGAATGTGAGCAACAAGTGATTCACAGAGACATCAAGACTAGTAACATAATGCTGGATGCGAATTTCAATGCCAGGCTTGGGGATTTTGGTTTGGCGAGGCTAATGGATCATGACAAGAGCCCTGTCTCTACACTGACAGCTGGAACAATGGGGTACCTTGCTCCTGAGTATCTTCAGTATGGAAAAGCAACTGAGAAAACTGATGCTTATAGCTTTGGTGTGGTTATACTTGAACTGGCCTGTGGAAGGAGGCCTAttgataaagaaatagagggtCAAAGGATGGTCAATGTGGTTGATTGGGTTTGGGAGTTGCACTCTGAGGGAAGGCTTGCTGAAGCTGTCGATAGACGCTTAAATGGCGTGTTTAATGTGGAAGAAGCTAAGATGTTGTTGCTTGTTGGTTTGAGCTGTGCTAATCCAGATAGTGCTGAGAGGCCTTCAATGAGGAGAGTGTTTCAGATTCTGAATGGTGAGGCAGAGCCTGTGTTGCTGCCAAAAATAAAACCAACTCTCTCCTTTTCTAATCATTTGCTAAGTCTTGAGGACATTGTTTCTGGTAGTGAAAGTCAGACCCCAGATCACATGTTCGAGATCAAAGTTGTGTGA